One window of Microcoleus vaginatus PCC 9802 genomic DNA carries:
- a CDS encoding protoheme IX farnesyltransferase, which translates to MQEILTNDRPRLHENFSQVVKSYYQLTKPRIILLLLITTSAGMWMAAKGEVDPLLLVSTITGGALASASANTINCVYDSDIDYIMERTRWRPIPSGRVKKRDALIFAIALATISFTLLTVVANLLAALLAMSGIVFYVLIYTHWLKRHSVQNIVIGGAAGAIPPLVGWAAVTGDLSWGAWLLFGIIFLWTPPHFWALAMMIRDEYKEVGVPMLPVIEGDEATARQIWIYTLLMIPATLLLVYPLHLAGAVYAGTAIFLGAIFAQKAWLLLQTPEDKKVARSLFKYSILYLMLLCAGIVVDSLPVTHNFTTAVVQNVQTLISAVVM; encoded by the coding sequence ATGCAAGAAATCCTTACCAACGACAGGCCCCGCCTCCACGAAAACTTTTCGCAAGTCGTGAAAAGTTACTATCAACTAACAAAACCCAGAATTATTTTACTGCTGCTAATCACCACCTCAGCAGGAATGTGGATGGCGGCAAAAGGAGAAGTAGACCCGCTATTGCTGGTATCAACTATTACTGGAGGCGCTTTAGCTTCCGCCTCGGCGAATACGATTAATTGTGTCTACGACAGTGACATCGATTATATTATGGAGCGCACCCGGTGGCGGCCGATTCCTTCCGGGCGTGTGAAGAAGCGGGATGCTTTGATATTTGCGATCGCCCTAGCTACAATATCCTTTACATTGCTCACAGTTGTTGCCAACTTATTAGCCGCATTGCTAGCAATGTCAGGCATCGTTTTCTATGTCCTAATTTACACCCACTGGCTGAAGCGTCACAGCGTGCAAAACATCGTCATCGGCGGTGCAGCAGGGGCGATTCCCCCGCTAGTTGGGTGGGCTGCGGTGACGGGAGATTTGAGTTGGGGTGCGTGGCTGCTGTTTGGGATTATATTCCTGTGGACACCGCCGCATTTTTGGGCGTTAGCAATGATGATTCGCGATGAATACAAGGAAGTAGGCGTCCCGATGTTGCCGGTAATTGAGGGCGACGAGGCCACAGCCCGCCAAATTTGGATTTACACGCTATTGATGATTCCTGCAACTTTGCTGCTAGTTTATCCCCTGCATTTAGCGGGCGCGGTGTATGCGGGAACAGCTATTTTCCTCGGTGCTATTTTTGCCCAAAAAGCTTGGTTGCTGTTGCAGACTCCAGAGGATAAGAAAGTTGCGCGATCGCTCTTCAAATACTCTATTCTGTACCTGATGCTATTGTGCGCGGGAATAGTCGTTGACAGTTTGCCTGTGACTCATAATTTTACTACTGCTGTTGTACAAAATGTGCAAACTTTGATTAGTGCGGTGGTGATGTAG
- a CDS encoding heme A synthase encodes MANSVLNQPNAAAGVQWQPKDIIRGLVWKIAIATWLLMAVGSATRVMNAGLACPDWPLCYGQLIPAAQMNLQVFLEWFHRLDAAAIGLSAIALLGLSLFYRSRLPKWLPWASAGAVFLIVFQGVLGGLTVTQLLRFDIVTAHLGTALLFFGALLVIGFMLTPYEATGNVGKLAWVSSIAVLLVYLQSLLGALVGSRWALHQCLDSSELCSVMNSHIAGIVPATAATLAVAVMAWRQPALSPNLRKLANWASVCLIAQLVLGLATFRLHLQVEPLTVAHQAVGAALLGTLIAFSVLAWRDRVLSA; translated from the coding sequence ATGGCAAACTCAGTTTTAAATCAGCCAAACGCAGCAGCAGGAGTGCAGTGGCAGCCAAAAGATATTATCCGCGGCCTAGTGTGGAAAATTGCGATCGCAACCTGGCTGTTAATGGCTGTAGGCAGCGCCACGCGAGTCATGAATGCGGGGCTCGCTTGCCCCGACTGGCCGCTGTGCTACGGTCAATTAATACCTGCAGCGCAAATGAATTTGCAGGTATTTCTGGAATGGTTTCACCGGTTGGACGCAGCAGCGATCGGCTTAAGCGCGATCGCACTTTTAGGACTATCTTTGTTTTACCGCAGCCGCCTGCCAAAATGGCTGCCTTGGGCGAGCGCTGGGGCAGTATTTTTAATTGTTTTTCAAGGCGTATTGGGCGGCTTGACAGTAACACAACTGCTCAGATTTGACATCGTTACCGCTCACTTGGGAACAGCTTTACTGTTTTTTGGCGCCCTGCTAGTCATCGGTTTCATGCTGACTCCCTACGAAGCTACAGGAAATGTCGGCAAATTGGCTTGGGTAAGTTCGATCGCAGTATTGTTAGTTTACCTGCAAAGTTTGCTAGGAGCATTAGTAGGCTCTAGATGGGCACTGCACCAATGTTTGGACTCCTCAGAATTGTGCTCGGTAATGAACAGCCACATCGCCGGTATCGTACCAGCTACAGCAGCGACTTTAGCCGTAGCAGTCATGGCTTGGCGGCAGCCTGCACTCAGTCCAAATTTGCGAAAACTGGCTAATTGGGCGAGTGTTTGCCTAATTGCTCAATTAGTTCTGGGATTAGCAACTTTCCGGCTGCACCTTCAGGTAGAACCGCTGACAGTCGCCCACCAAGCAGTCGGTGCTGCTTTGCTGGGAACCCTGATAGCTTTTAGTGTTTTAGCTTGGCGCGATCGAGTTTTATCAGCTTGA